The window GCCTCTACAGAAGAACAATTAGCTTCCATGGAAGAAATCAATGCATCTGCACAAGCACTAACTCATATGGCGGATGAATTAAAAGCACTCATCAATCAGTTTAAATATTAAAAAAAGAGGCTGGTACAAAAGAGAAAAAGTGTTAGATTGACTGCTGTCGATCTAACACTTTTTTGCTGTAAGCGTTGATGTCCGCTACGGCGGACGGTTTTCGCGGGCGAGGGCGAGCTGCTTCCTTCGCTTCACTCTGTCCAAGATCTCGACTTTCCCGCAGGAAGCTTTGCTCTGTAGCGAAAGGCGAATGCGGTCAGCCACACTCACCGCCTCTCGTTCCAATCATCCTGAAAGTGAATATTAGGTGAAGGATGAACGGACAAAGCAGTTGTGTATTCCTTCCATGCAGCGACAGATGAAAAGGGCTTTGTATTAGGCGCCATTGTGACTCCGGGAAATGTGACGATAGCCATGTGTGGCAGCCACTTGTTGAAAGGGTTATTCTAAAAGATCAAAAGCCATCGAGAGTGAATTCTCGATGGCTTTTGTCTTTCTTACTTACGATTTTCTTCCCAGCAATCCGTATTTTTCAATCCTGGAATTGATTTTGCGAAAAATACAGGGTTTTTGCCCAATTTCCGTTGCTGAGTAAAGTCGTCTAACACAAGGAAAGCAATCTTGCCAAGTAGTAAGATAACCACAATATTAATCATCGCCATCAGACCCATAAATAGGTCCGCTAAGTTCCAAACAAGTTGTACCTGTGCGACAGAGCCAAACATCACCATGACAAGCACTAATAGACGGTAACCAGTCATCCAGCCTTTATGCGCATTCATAAACTCGATATTGGATTCCCCATAATAGTAATTGCCAATGATGGAACTAAAGGCAAAGAAAATAATCGAGATGGCTATAAAATAAGGCGCCCATCCACCAACGTGTTCAGCTAATGAATTTTGCGTGAGGATGATGCCATTACTTTCGCCTGTGTCATATAAACCTGCCAAAATAATAATGAATGCTGTAGCTGTACAAATAAGAATCGTATCAAAAAATACGCCTAAACTTTGCACGAGCCCTTGTTTGGCAGGGTGTGAAGTATTAGCAGTAGCTGCTGCGTTCGGTACACTACCCATACCAGCTTCATTGGAAAATAAACCACGACGTACACCTTGCATAATCGCAACACCAATTGCTCCACCAGCTGCTTCCTGAAGTCCAAACGCCTGCGTTACAATTAACTGGAAGACACCAGGTACTTCCGAAATATTGGTCACGACCACGTAAAAAGCAACGAGTAAATAAAAAACAGCCATCACTGGGACAATTACTTGTGTAACTTTTACGATTCTATGTACGCCACCAAAAATAATCACGGCCGTTAGCACAACTAAAAAGATACCGATGATAGAAGGTCGGATATGAAAAGCTTCTCCGACAGAGGTTGCAATCGTATTAGACTGCACAGCATTAAAGATAAAGCCAAAGCTGAGGGTTAAAAGAATACTAAAAATAATGCCTAATTTGCGTTGTCCTAAAGCTTTTTCCATATAATAGGCAGGGCCACCACGGAACGTGTTCCCGTCTTTTACCTTGTATACCTGTGCAAGCGTACTTTCTATAAATGCAGTTGCCATACCAACAATAGCAATGATCCACATCCAAAACACTGCGCCTGGACCACCTACACCAATAGCGAGTGCCACCCCTGTGATATTACCAGTACCAACACGAGAGGCTGCGCTAATCGTAAAGGCCTGGAATGGAGAAACGCCAGATTCTCCCTCTCTTTTTTCAACTATTAAACGAAACATTTCGCCAAAAAGACGTATTTGCACAAACTTAGTGCCGAATGAAAAATACAAACCTGCTACTAATAACAATACGATGAGTATATACGTCCATAAAATATCATTCGTTGAGTTTACAATATCTGAAATCCATTGCATCTGTTTTCCCCCTTTTTCAGTACGTTTTAGTCTACACTGTTTTTTTGTAAAACATTAACTTTTTGAAAATACTAAATAATCCTAATAATAAGAATAAATATGACCTCTCTCTTTAAAATGATTTAATAGGAAATGAAAAAACCAGACAGGGGTAACGGGATTCCGCTATACAAAAATTATCGAAATAGAGAACTTCACTATCTTTATTATTAGTATAAATGTTATTTCTTCTTTCATACCTGTTTTAATAATCTGCTATCTATAGCGATTTAACGATTAATAAGACCAAAAGACTCCATTTCAAGTTGAGAGGTAGTGGGGAGGAAGAAACCTTATATTTCATTGTCCATCTGGGCCTTAGCATGCCAAATTTACAGGCCCATTGCCATCACTAAACAAATTGAAACTGTGATGAGGCTAATACTAAAAGATTGTCCCATGCCGAGTGGAAAAATTTAAGTGCTATTGTTCGTAATGGAAACA of the Lysinibacillus fusiformis genome contains:
- a CDS encoding alanine/glycine:cation symporter family protein, encoding MQWISDIVNSTNDILWTYILIVLLLVAGLYFSFGTKFVQIRLFGEMFRLIVEKREGESGVSPFQAFTISAASRVGTGNITGVALAIGVGGPGAVFWMWIIAIVGMATAFIESTLAQVYKVKDGNTFRGGPAYYMEKALGQRKLGIIFSILLTLSFGFIFNAVQSNTIATSVGEAFHIRPSIIGIFLVVLTAVIIFGGVHRIVKVTQVIVPVMAVFYLLVAFYVVVTNISEVPGVFQLIVTQAFGLQEAAGGAIGVAIMQGVRRGLFSNEAGMGSVPNAAATANTSHPAKQGLVQSLGVFFDTILICTATAFIIILAGLYDTGESNGIILTQNSLAEHVGGWAPYFIAISIIFFAFSSIIGNYYYGESNIEFMNAHKGWMTGYRLLVLVMVMFGSVAQVQLVWNLADLFMGLMAMINIVVILLLGKIAFLVLDDFTQQRKLGKNPVFFAKSIPGLKNTDCWEENRK